A region of the Pirellulales bacterium genome:
TGACAAACCGCCAAGCTAGCGCATCCGCACGTTATTTTCCAGGCCAATTGGAGGTAAGCGGACAGACTCCTAGGGACGGCACGCATTGGAGCCTGCCGACGTGGAAAAGCAGGCAAACAATCGTCGGCCCAGCGGTCAATTCATCGGCGTTGCTTCGCCTGACGCATTGCCGCCTTCCGGAGCCGCGTCGTTCGCCTCGCCCTTCTTCTCTTCCACGGGCGGGTTTTTTGCTCGATGGATGGCTTGGTCGAGTTTATCGTCGTAATCGCCTCGGCCGCATCCGGACGCAAGCCCCAGCAAGGTCACACTAAGGAATAAAGCAGATCGCGACATCGCACATTTCCTCGCAACGTTAAAGATTCTGACGGCCCGCTGGCGTGCCAGAGGCACCAATACCAACGGCTACTGAGGCAGCAGATAGGGAGTGAAGCAAAAGATCGGAATTGCCAAGGACAGCAGTCCTACGACGGTTCGCACCGGGCCAAGCCGCACATGGTCGTCCGAGGTGGGCGGGTGATCGACGCCCAGCAGCGTCACCAGTACCAGCATCAGCGTCCATTGAAATTGTCCGTCAATGACAACAAAGGCCATCGCGCCCAGCAGAAAGGCCCTGGCGATGACGTGAGACCGCTCGAGAAACAGCGCGTATATCGTATGTCCGCCGTCAAGCTGGCTGACCGGCATCATGTTCAGGCCGGTGATAAACATGCCCACCCAGCCAGCCATGTAGATTGGATTTAGCAGTTCCACGCCCGGCGGTAAATCGGGGCGGATCCATTGAGTAAGCAACTTTGCCAACAATGGCTGACCCAGATGCATGCCTGGACTTGGATCCGCCGTCTTGATGCCGATCCAAACCAGGGCTACGGTCGGCACCAAGCCCGCCAGCGGCCCCGCCAGACCAATATCGAACAACTGCCTGCGATTGGCCCGCGACCCTTCCATGCCAATGACCGCCCCCATGGTACCCGTAAACATAAATGGCAGTGGCAGAAAGATGGGAAAGCTGGCCGGCACATGGTAACGCACCGTCATCAAAAAATGCCCCATTTCGTGAAACACCAATACGGTCATCACGCTGCCCATGTAGATCAGGCCGTTGCGCCAGTTCTTCACAAGCAGGTCGATTGCGTATTGTGGATTCCAAGAATTCGTTGGATCGGTGCCAAATACCAAGCCATCCCAGTGATAAGCGCCCGCGGCATACGTAAAGAAGCACGTTGCCAAGAATAGCAGCAGCGGCATGACCCGCGAGCGCTGCCGCCGGCCCAAATCGTCGCTCGTCAGCAATCGCTCCGCCGGAACGGCCTGTCCAACTGCGGACGATGGTGGAAAAGCGACCGGTAGAGAGGAAGGTTCGACGGAGGCGGGAGACGCTGGCGGCAGATCCATCCATCAAGCATAGCCGATCGGGTTTCGCCTGCGAAAGGTCGGCTTTGGGAAAGACAGAGCGAAGTTCCATCTCAGAAAAGTGCCTTCGGAAGCTCACCTCGGCAGTACGGGCGTGTCAAAAACGTCGGAAAATCGGCTCCGCAGCCCGTCTTTGCTGACGTGGCGGACATCCACGTTCGTCATACTTTCTTGAACGAGCAACCATTTCACCACTCCGACACCGCAAATCCCGCAATTGTCGGTCTTTGGCAATCGTGGTACATTGATGGGCTATCCCCATTGGCTTGGAAGCAGTCGCGGACGTACCACGGCTGGGCCAGGGAAGCACCTCGAACCCTGAGTTTGCTTACTTTTCGTCGGCATCGCTTGCCCGGGCAATTTCCGCTGAGCGTTTTCAGCAACTCTGACGGCAACCGACACTGGAAGCAAATTCGATCGATAGCAGGTTGTTATGGTTAATCGGAATTTGATTCGCGGTTTGGATTTAGGCGACGACTGGGAAAGCGAACTCGAGATGGCGATGGCCAACGAGCATGAGAGCGCTGTGGCGGTGGCCACGGTCGATCTGGCGGAAAACGCCATTGTCGAAGGCCGCGTGATTCGCATCGATGAAGAATTCGTCCTGGTCGATGTCGGCTACAAGAGCGAAGGTCAAATTCCACGCAACGAATGGGAAGAAAACGAAGAGCCACCCGAGATCGGCCAAGTGTTCAAGGTGCTGATCGAAGAAGTTGACGAAAGCGCCGGCGAAGAGCAGCGCGGCCTGATCGCGCTTTCGAAGCGGAAGGCCAAGAAGATCGAAGAGTGGAACAAGGTGATGGACTCCGTTAAGGAGGGAGATGTCGTCACCGGCGAAGTGCTGAGAAAAATCAAGGGGGGCCTGCTGGTCGATGTCAGCAGCGTCAATGTCTTCCTGCCCGCGAGCCAGGTCGATATTCGCCGGCCATCGGACATTGGCGATTACGTGGGCCGCACGATTCAATGTCTCGTGCTGAAAATCGACGAAGCCCGGCGGAACATCGTCGTTAGCCGCCGAGCGCTGATCGAACAAGAGCGGGCCGAGAAAAAGAAACAACTGTTGGAAACCCTCGAAGTCGGCCAGCTTCGTAAAGGCGTTGTGAAGAACATTGCCGAATTCGGCGCGTTCGTCGATCTGGGCGGCATCGACGGCTTGCTGCACATTACCGACATGAGCTGGGGCCGCATCGGGCATCCGTCGGAGATGGTGGCGATCGACCAGGAAATCGAAGTACAAGTGCTGCACATCGACCGAGAGCGGGAAAAAATTGCCCTGGGCCTGAAGCAAAAGACGGCCAGCCCTTGGGATGAAGTGGAAGCCAAGTACCCCGTCGAATCGGTCCACAAGGGCACGGTCGTGAACGTGATGAGCTACGGCGCGTTTGTCAAGCTCGAGGAGGGCATCGAGGGCTTGGTGCATATCAGCGAAATGTCGTGGACCAAGCGGATCAGCCACCCGAACGAATTGGTGCATATCGACGACGAAGTGCAAGTTGTCGTGCTCAAAATTGACAAGGATAAGCACGAAATCTCGCTCGGCATGAAGCAAACCCAAGAGAACCCTTGGGACAAGGCGATAGATCGGTTTCCCATCGGCACCATCGTCGAGGGGACGGTGCGAAATCTCACGAACTACGGAGCGTTCATCGAAATCGAAGAAGGCATTGATGGTCTGCTGCACGTCAGCGACATGTCGTGGACGCGCAAGATCAGCCATCCGAGTGAGATGGTCGAAAAAGGGCAGAAGATCAAATGCAAGGTGCTGTCGGTCGATCAACAGCGCCGCCGTATTGCGCTGGGCCTCAAGCAGCTCGAAGAAGATCCGTGGGCCGGCGACATTCCCAACCGCTATCAGTCGGGGCAAATCGTCAAAGGCACGGTCACCAAGCTGACGAACTTCGGCGTTTTTGTCGGACTAGAAAATGGCTTGGAGGGATTGTTGCACATTTCCGAACTTGCCGACCACAAGGTTGAGAACCCCGAAGAAATCGTCAAAGTCGGCGATGAGATCGAGGTGAAAATCCTCCGCGTCGACACCGAGGAACGCAAGATCGGACTGTCTCGCAAACGAGTTCAATGGACTGAAGAGCAAGAACAAGCCGAAGGCGGCGCTGAAGAGCCGAGCGCCAATGGCGAAGCCAGCAGCACCGCTAGCGTGCCGCCGGGCGAACTCAAAGGTGGCGTCGGCAAGAGCGGACCGTTGATTCAACCGGCCGGGGAGTGATACGACCATCGGTTCTACTAGCGCCGTTGGATTCCACACCACTCGAACGGAAGATCTCGGCTCGCGATCGTGATGCGCACGAGCTAGGACTGCGCAATTAGCACTCGATCGAAGGGATCACCGTGGAGAAATGGCCGTTGCACTTGCGCACCTGAAAATTCGACGGTTATTGGCAACACAATCAAGCCGAGGTCGGCAATTGCCGTTGTCATCCACTGCTCGTAGGGCAGTGATCGGGCGAACTTGCCAAGGCCATACTTGACAGCCATTTCTCACATTGTTGCTGCGCCCAAAAAACGTTCGCGCGACGGATCGCCAATCGCCGAATCAGCCTGCGGCGAAACGGTCATGGCGACACTTAACATGGCGTGACGCTAAGCTTCGGAATTTTAGGCAAACAGTCTTCATTGTCACCGTGCCGCCAAATTTCCCGAAAAGCTAGCGCGATGCGCCCGCTACGATCGTCCTAAATCGGACGACCGCATCCAAACCACTTGGTTGAACGCAACCACACTCATTTTCCTTACCGCCCGCATCCCGCACAATTTCGGCAAACGTTGTCCGGCCGGCCAAGTTTTGCAGTCCGGCGATGTAATTCGTCGATACGATGTTTGTTCGGTGAAATTCTCCGCTCCCCGTGTTGACCTACCTATGCCTACGACGCGACGTCGCCCCTCCGCGGCCGTGCAATCGCCGCTGGAAACTTACCTCCGCGAGATCAACGAAACTGCCCTGCTGTCGGCTGCGGATGAGCAGGAACTGGCTATTGCCATCGGCCAGGGCAATGTCCAAGCGCGCGATCGGATGGTACGCGCCAATTTGCGGCTGGTAGTCAATATTGCCCGCGGCTATACGGGCAAGGGGCTGGGGCTTCAAGATCTGATCGAAGACGGCAATCTTGGCTTGCTCCGCGCCGTGGAAGGCTTCGACCCTGCGATGGGGACGCGGTTCAGCACGTACGCCAGCTACTGGATCAAGCAATCGATCAAGCGCGCGCTCATCAACTCGGCCAAGACGATCCGCATTCCGGCCTTTATGGTCGAACTGCTCTCGAAGTGGCGGCGCGCCAGCGCGCGGCTGACCGAAGAACTCGGCCGATCGCCGACGCCGGAAGAAGTGGCGCGCGTGCTTGGCCTGCCGCGGAAAAAGCTCTCGATCATCAAAAAAGCGATCCGTATCTACAACAGCACGCCGCAAACGGACCAGCCCGAAGCCGGCTGGTCGCTCGGTGAAATGGTGATGGACGAAACCATGAAAGCCCCCGAAGAGCTGCTAATGAACACCGACAACTTGCATCATGTGATGCGGATGCTCGAGACGATGGACACGCGCGAGGCGACCGTGCTCAAAATGCGATTCGGCCTCGAAGACAACGAGCCACGCACGCTGAAGGAAATCGGCGAAGCCCTCGGCCTCACTCGCGAGCGAGTCCGTCAAATCGAGACCGAAGCGCTGCACAAGCTGGCGGTCGGTTTGGAAGGCGAAACCATTCCGGCTGCGGTCTAAAACTCTCCAGCGGCCATTCTCTGGACATCAAACTCTAGGCATCAAAACAGCAAGTGGCGTTCAGACGCATCCATACGAAGCGGTATGCTTGAATGCTGCGTTTAATGCGACTTTCGAGGGATTGGAATCGCGAATGAATGCTGGTCGATTCGGATCGCAATTCATTCCCCATTCCCCAATCCCTTCAATGCCCTCGCCAGGAATCGAACCTGGTCTTCGACCTTCGCGGGGTCGCGTGCGCTGGTCCGGCACACTCCGAGGACGAGACAGGGCTCAGGGTTCAGGACGCAGATCGCCGGAGCCAAAATGTCAAATTGTAGGCCTTTAGGTAACATCTGAACCCGACAGTCGACCATGAGTGCTGGTTCGCGGCCGGCGGGCCTCGAATCGCGCGATTGCGGCGTCTTTCTCAAAGACCGAATGTGCCCTACAATTCTCCGTTCGATCCCCTGGAAACTGCGCGGCGTCCGACGTGCCACATTGTACCACCATGCCCGAATTGAAGATTATTCAGTACCCTCACCCCACGCTGCGGCATATTTCCAAGCCGCTCAAGCGAGTCGACGCCGAGCTGCGCGGCGTGATCGCGCAAATGTTCGAACTGATGTACGAGGCAAAGGGGGTCGGCTTGGCGGCAAATCAAGTCGATTTGCCCTATCGCTTTTTTGTGGCCAACTTGAAGGGAGATCGGAGCGGCGAGGAGTTGGTGTTCATCAATCCGGTTTTGAGCCGGCAAAAAGGGAACGCTGAAGCGGAAGAAGGCTGCCTGAGCCTGCCGGGCTTGTATGCCGACGTACGGCGGGCCGAACGAGTAACCGTCGATGCCTATGACTTGTCGGGAATTCCGGTGCATCTCGAAGCAGACGATTTGCTGGCTCGCGTTGTGCAACACGAGACCGACCACCTCGAAGGGAAGTTGTTCATCGATCGCCTCAGCCCAACGGCGCAGCTCGGAGTGCGCGAAGTGGTGCATGAATTCGAAATCCAATATGACAGCCAGCGCGAGCGAGGCGAAATGCCGAGCGACGAAGCGATCAAACAGCGGTGGGAAGCACTGGAAAAATTGAGGACGTAGGGTTCCGTGCTAATCATTGAGTCGAGTCGGACCAAGGATGAATGAAACCAACCGAACGAAGTAACTGCGAAATGTAGCGAAAAACATAGAATGAATTAGGCGATCTCCGACGGTCGCGCGTGGTTGAATTCCGCATGTTTCGCCGCCTGTCGCCTACTAAGCAAACCATTCATCCGTCGCTCGACATTCGTCATTTGACATCGGTCGCTTACCCCGATCCTCCGCGACTGCCCCATATTTTGTCGCTCGCATGTCCGATTCACTCCGCATTCTTACGATGGGCACCGGGCCGTTCGCCGTGCCAATGTTTCGCGCGCTGCTCGGCTCATCGCATCAACGGCTCGGTCTGGTAACTCGGCCCGACCGACCGGTACATCGACGCCAGCAGACGCCTCTGAATCCGATGCGGGAAGTCGCTCACGAGCATCGTTTGGATGTTTTCGAGCCAGAGAACATCAATTCGCCCGCAGCGCAGGCGTGGCTCCACGAGAAAGCCGCCGATTTATTCGTCGTCTGCGACTACGGACAAATCCTGTCGCGGGCAACACTCGGATTGGCGCGGCTCGGCGGCGTCAACTTGCATGCTTCGCTGCTGCCAAAATTTCGTGGAGCCGCGCCGATCAATTGGGCGATTTACCACGGCGAAACGGAAACCGGCGTCACGGTGATTCACATGACTCCGCAACTCGATGCCGGCCCGTGCCTCGTGCAGAAATGGGCGATCATCGGACCAGAAGAGACGACGCCGGAGTTGGAAATTCGCCTAGCCGAATTGGGCGTCGGAGCGGTCTTGGAGGCCGTCGAATTGCTGGCACGCGGCAAAGTTTCCAATTTTTCGCAGCAAGATCCAATATTCGCCACCAAAGCGCCCCGGCTGAGAAAAGAAGACGGGCAGGTCGACTGGACCCGCGGGGCGACCGCCATCTTCAACCAAGTCCGTGCGCTGCAGCCGTGGCCAAACACCTATACGCATTGGCTACGTCCCAACGCCGAGCCGATGCGAATCATTCTTGAGAAAGTCAAGCCGCTGCCGGTAGAGGCAACGATGGCCATCGCGCCGGGCACAATCGTCGAAGCTGCGATAAATTCGAATTCGCAAGTCCATGCCCCCTGTCTCAAGGTCGCTTGCGGCGAAGGCCTATTGCTAATCGACATCCTTCAACCGGCCGGCAAACGGGCGATGGCCGCCAGCGAGTTTCTTCGCGGGCACGCCGTTCAAACGGGCCAGCAGCTTGGCAATCCATAGATTCGACTAGACGATGTGCGACGGGCTACCATATCGCCTAAATTCGCGACAGGAATCGTCCTTGTTTGCAGGGTCACGGTCCTAGACCAGCGCCTCGAATCGCTATAAATTGAGAGATTCTAAAGCAGTCGACTTCCTACCACCCAATTGCCTCCCCATCCAATGAGCACCGTTGCCGACGATCCGCGGATTGTTGAATTTGACGTTCGCACCGATGAAATGCTGGTCAACATGGGGCCACAGCACCCTAGCACGCATGGCGTGCTGCGGCTGGTGCTGCGAACCGATGGCGAAATCGTCTCGGAGGTGATGCCACACATCGGCTATTTGCACCGCAGCGCCGAGAAAATCGGTGAGAACCTTACGCCGAGGCAGTGGATTCCGTACACCGACCGGATGGACTATCTGGCGGGCATGAACATGAATCTCGGCTGGGCGCTGTGCGTCGAAAAGCTCATGAAATACGAAATGCCCGAAAAAGGAAAGCATCTGCGGGTAATCATTTCAGAACTGGGTCGCATAGCGAGCCATTTGGTTGGCATGGGTGCTTATGGCCTCGATCTCGGCACCTTCAGCCCATTCTTGTATGCCTTCCGCGAGCGGGAAAAAATCCTCGACCTGTTCGAAGAAGCCTGCGGGGCTAGGCTCACCTACAGCTATATCACGGTCGGAGGCGCGACTGCCGACTTGCCGCCAGGCTGGCTGCAAAAGTGCGAAGCGTTTTTGGACCAATTAGTGCCGGTCATCGATGAGTGTCACTCGCTACTGACGACCAACGCTATCTTTATCCGCCGCACGGCCAACATCGGCCTTTTGTCGCCCGAAATGGCAATTGACTACGGCTGCACTGGCCCGGTCCTGCGTGGTAGCGGCGTCGATCAAGACCTTCGCCGCGACGGCGAAGAACGGTTTACCGAAATGTACGACGGCTATGCCTTTGAAGTCATCGTGCAAAAAAACGGACACTACCCTAAGGACCACAATTATCCGGCGATCCCCTCTGCGGCAGTGCTTGGCGATTGCTGGCACCGGTTCTATGTGCGGATGCTCGAAATCATCCAGTCGATCGACTTGGTGCGGCAAGGCTTGGATCGCTACAGCCGGGCCACTGGCTCGTGGGGCGAGCCGGTCAAGCTCACTGAAAAACTACCCAAGGGCGAAGCCTACCTGGAAACCGAATGCCCCCGCGGACAAATGGGCTTCATGATCGTCAGCGACGGCAGCTCAATCCCTTGGCGCGTGCGCGCCCGCAGCAGTTCGTTCTGTAATCTTTCCGTGACCCACGAACTGTGCCGCGGCTGCCTCATCGCCGACGTCCCGGCAATTGTCGGTTCGCTGGATGTCGTGATGGGTGAGATTGACCGATAACGATACGCGCCGTCGGGTCGTGCCGCGTACCATCTCCGAAGTCGCCTGGCAGTAGGCGATGCCCCCACGCAAAGCCGCAGACCGACGTTCAAAGGCAAGAGCAGCAACATCGCTGAAGTCTCGTTTGTGGCGGTGTTCATGGTGCCGAGTGGGGTCACTATCGACCATGCGACCAGCAAAGCGAGATTTGCCACTCCGGAGCGGTAATTTCTTCACCTTAGCATGAATGCAGGGCGGCCGGAGCCTTGCACTTCGGCCTCGGTCTTTGTCTAGCGGCACTTTGCCAGTATTTCTGCCTATAACGCCTTGAAGTCGAATGGGCTTACCGTCAATTTAGATGCCGGACTGGGCGTAGCATAGCTCGAAGCGCCACCCCTGGCTGATGGAAAAAAACGGTCGTGACGGGGGCTTGTCATCGCGTCCTACTTTGTGCCATATTTCACAATCTTTGGGAGACCTATTTGCCGTAGGGGCTTAGGGGACTCAACGGCAGATTACCCGCCGCGGCCCTCATAGCCGTGGAGAAATGTTCTCGGAGCAGTCGTTGGGCGAAGTTGGCGTCGATCGAGCCGCCGCTTGCCGCCAATTCAGGACGAACACCCTCGGTGGCCGACTTTTTTATCAATCAGATCGGGTTGTGGCCCTGGCTGAGCTATTTGCTCACCGGTCTGATTCAGTGTGCGCTGCTGTTGCTCGTCCCCTTCATCGGCGCGATGTTTTTCGTCTGGGTCGAACGCAAGGTTTCCGCCCGCATTCAAGACCGCCTCGGCCCCACGCGCACTGGCGGCAAGTTCGGCTGGCTACAATTGCTGGCCGATGGATTGAAGCTGATTACCAAGGAAGATTTGCGCCCATCGGGCGCCGATCGGCTGCTGTTTCTGCTAGCCCCGTATGTCAGCTTTGTTGCGTCATTCACCACGCTGGTGGCTTTGCCCTTTGCGACTGGCTGGGTCGGACTGCACATGAACGCCGGTGTTTTCTTCATCATTGCTGTGTTGGGCTTGGAGGTGTTCGGCGTAATCCTGGCTGGATACGCATCGGCGTCGAAATGGTCGCTATTTGGCGCGATGCGTGAGGCAGCCCAAGTGGTCAGCTACGAAGTGCCGCTGGGGTTGTGCATCGTCGTGCCGTGCGTAGTCGCCGGCTCGATGGATCTCATCAAGATTGCCAACGATCAGGGCTATATCGACGGCGTGCAGGGCGGCTGGTTCGTCGATTGGTACATTTTTCACGATCCATTCACGTTCATCACGTTTTGGGTCTATTTCACATGCGCTACTGCCAGCGTGAACCGGGCCCCGTTCGATTTGGCCGAGGCCGAAAGCGAATTGGTCGCCGGCTTTCACACCGAATACTCCGGCTTCCGATGGCTGGCGTTTTACATGGCCGAGTACGGCTCGATGTTCACGGTCGCCGGACTGGGGGCGATTTTGTTCTTCGGCGGCTGGAATGGGCCAATCCCGCTGACGCACATCTTGGGCATGGCCTACGATCCCAGCGCGACTGGCTGGGAATTTTGGGGCTATGTCGCCAATCTACTCGGCTGCTTGAATTTTATCTTCAAGTGCATCGTCGGCGTGACCGTAATGATTTGGGTCCGCTGGACGCTGCCGCGGCTGCGCATCGACCAGGTCATGAAAACATGCCTGAAATATTGCACCCCGATTGCAGCGGTGATGTTCGTCGGCGCGGTCGCCTGGAAGTACCAATTCCCCGACGGCCTCTGGCTGAAGCGAGCGCCGGGGCATGTGCGGGAAGCAAGCTTCGTTGAGAACTCGCATCAAGAAGATCGGAAATCGGCGCTAAGTAACGTCGGCCAGCAACCAGCGAGTCTCTCGGCACCGATCCCTGCCCCCTTCCGCGTCGTCAGCGATTCAATTCAAAGCGCCGAAGGTGAATCACAATGAACTGGCACACCTTCTTTTTCTTGCTATTCTCGCTGATTGCTTGCGGCTTTGCTGTTGCCGTCGTTTTATCGAGCAACATTGTGCGGATGGCGTTCTATTTGGTGTTGTCGCTGGGTGCGACCGCCGGGTTGTTTTTCTTGGCGGGCAGCGACTTCATCGGCGCAATGCAATTGCTGATCTACGTCGGCGGCACGCTGGTGTTGCTCGTCTTCGGCGTGATGCTCACGGCACAAAGTCCGTTCATTTCGATGAAAACTCGCGGCGGCGATTGGGTGCTGGCCGCGATTGTCGGCGGCTCGCTCCTGGCACTGCTCACTCAAGCGGCGTTTAGCGTTGGCGATTGGCTTGGAAAGCCGGAAAATGCCGCCGAAGTGGCCATGACCGAGCCGACGTCATCTGAAGTCGGCATGGCTCTCACCGGCGTCCGCGTGGATGCGCTCGGGCAAGAGAATGCTGCCGAAGCCGCGGGTCTATCGGGGTACCTATTGCCGTTTGAAATTGTCTCGGTGCATTTACTGGTCGTGCTCATTGGAGCGGCCTATTTGGCGCGGGCCAAGCGCCGAGCAGTACCGCGCGATATGGGAGTGGTTTGAGATGAACCTGCTTGCTCAACCTGTTGGCGTAGCACACTACATGGTCGTCGGGGCCGTGCTGTTTGTTTGTGGCGCCATCTGCATGGCCACCAAGCGGAACGCGCTTGGCGTCTTAATGGGGATCGAACTGGTGCTTAATGGCGCCAACATCAATTTCATCGCTTTCGGCAGCCAGTTTTTACGAAAAGACAGCCAATGGTCGATCGGGCTGGATGGTCAATTGATTGCCCTGTTCGTGATCGTGCTAGCCGCGGCCGAAGCGGCCGTGACGCTGGCAATTACCCTGAATTTTTACAACAACCACGGCACGGTCGATGTGGACCGCGCGGATGAACTCAAGGGATAGAGATAGAGATAACGATGAATGATGAATTCAGGCAAGGGCCTGATTCACTTCGTTTAGCTTTCAGCATTCAGCATTCGATCGCATGAACCTCCCCACCGCGCTACCGACGCTCCTTGGCACGGCTTGCCTTTTGCCATTGCTGTCGTTCGTAGTGATCTTGTTTTTCGGCAAGTATTTGGGGAAGCATGGCAAGGGCGCATCGTATGTCGCCGCAGGCGCGATCATTGGTGCCTTCGCGCTGTCCGCGATTTCACTCTGCGGTTGGGTCGGCCAGCATCCGCTGGTAGCGGTGCATCACGGCGGCGGAGCACATCATGCCGACGCGGAGCAGGCATGGCTGCCTGCCGTCGTCGCGACAAAGTTGGCGGACGCGAATGCCTGCTCCACAAGTTCGCCAATTCGCTTGGCGAACCTGTCGAGCGAACCTGCTGGCAGCGAACATGCCGCGCCGCAGGAGGCCGCGCCGGTCAACTATAACGGCGATTGGTATACGCTGTTTGAAGTGGGTTCGCTGAAGCTCACCATCGGTTATTATATCGACGCGCTCACCGTGGCCATGTTTGCAATGGTCACGCTCATCGCCTCGTGCATTCACATTTATGCCATCGGCTACATGCACGACGAGTTGCACGATGTAACAGATCACGAGGTCGCGCTGGCCGACGGGCATCATCTACATCGGCCGGGTCGGTTCCCGCGGTTTTTTCAATATCTATCACTGTTTTGCTTCAGCATGTTGGGACTGGTGATCTCCGGCAATTTGCTGATGACGTTCGTGTTCTGGGAACTGGTTGGTATTTGCTCGTATTTCTTGATCGGTTTTTATTTCGAGCGCAAGAGCGCCTCGAATGCCGCCAACAAGGCGTTCATTGTCAACCGTGTTGGCGACTTTGGTTTTATCATCGGTTTGATGGCCTTGTTTGGAGCAATCGGCACCTTCCAATTCGGCGATACCGTGGACGACGGCGGCAATACAATCGCCCGCGGTATCTTCTCGCAATTGCGGCCGCCGGAAAATGATTACAAACTTACACTGCCCGATGGCATGGTTCTCTCGTCGGCTGGTGAGCAAGTCGCCGGCATCGTCAACGACCACGCCGACATGGGCGGATTAACGGCGGCCAAGTCGCAGATCGAATCGCAAATTCCTGACTGGCGCAAGAATGGCTTCGGCTACGGCCTGCTGATCGTCGCGGGCCTGGGCATCTTTTGTGGCTGCGTCGGCAAAAGCGCTCAGTTTCCGCTCCACGTCTGGCTTCCCGACGCCATGGAAGGTCCAACCCCCGTCTCGGCG
Encoded here:
- a CDS encoding NADH-quinone oxidoreductase subunit J, translated to MNWHTFFFLLFSLIACGFAVAVVLSSNIVRMAFYLVLSLGATAGLFFLAGSDFIGAMQLLIYVGGTLVLLVFGVMLTAQSPFISMKTRGGDWVLAAIVGGSLLALLTQAAFSVGDWLGKPENAAEVAMTEPTSSEVGMALTGVRVDALGQENAAEAAGLSGYLLPFEIVSVHLLVVLIGAAYLARAKRRAVPRDMGVV
- the nuoK gene encoding NADH-quinone oxidoreductase subunit NuoK, producing MNLLAQPVGVAHYMVVGAVLFVCGAICMATKRNALGVLMGIELVLNGANINFIAFGSQFLRKDSQWSIGLDGQLIALFVIVLAAAEAAVTLAITLNFYNNHGTVDVDRADELKG